The following proteins are co-located in the Gorilla gorilla gorilla isolate KB3781 chromosome 18, NHGRI_mGorGor1-v2.1_pri, whole genome shotgun sequence genome:
- the RPL13 gene encoding large ribosomal subunit protein eL13 → MAPSRNGMVLKPHFHKDWQRRVATWFNQPARKIRRRKARQAKARRIAPRPASGPIRPIVRCPTVRYHTKVRAGRGFSLEELRVAGIHKKVARTIGISVDPRRRNKSTESLQANVQRLKEYRSKLILFPRKPSAPKKGDSSAEELKLATQLTGPVMPIRNVYKKEKARVITEEEKNFKAFASLRMARANARLFGIRAKRAKEAAEQDVEKKK, encoded by the exons atggcgcccagccggAATGGCATGGTCTTGAAGCCCCACTTCCACAAGGACTGGCAGCGGCGCGTGGCCACGTGGTTCAACCAGCCGGCCCGGAAGATCCGCAG ACGTAAGGCCCGGCAAGCCAAGGCGCGCCGCATCGCCCCGCGCCCCGCGTCGGGGCCCATCCGGCCCATCGTGCGCTGCCCCACGGTTCGGTACCACACGAAGGTGCGCGCCGGCCGCGGCTTCAGCCTGGAGGAGCTCAGG GTGGCCGGCATTCACAAGAAGGTGGCCCGGACCATCGGCATTTCTGTGGATCCGAGGAGGCGGAACAAGTCCACGGAGTCCCTGCAGGCCAACGTGCAGCGGCTGAAGGAGTACCGCTCCAAACTCATCCTCTTCCCCAGGAAGCCCTCGGCCCCCAAGAAGGGAGACAGTTCT GCTGAAGAACTGAAACTGGCCACCCAGCTGACCGGACCGGTCATGCCCATCCGGAAC GTCTATAAGAAGGAGAAAGCTCGAGTCATCACTGAGGAAGAGAAGAATTTCAAAGCCTTCGCTAGTCTCCGTATGGCCCGTGCCAACGCCCGGCTCTTCGGCATACGGGCAAAAAGAGCCAAGGAAGCCGCAGAACAggatgttgaaaagaaaaaataa